A window of the Diceros bicornis minor isolate mBicDic1 chromosome 28, mDicBic1.mat.cur, whole genome shotgun sequence genome harbors these coding sequences:
- the LOC131393677 gene encoding olfactory receptor 13D1-like, with protein sequence MERTNWTEIEFILQGLSEYPRAEKLLFVMCLVMYLVILLGNSTLIILTLLDSRLHTPMYFFLGNLSFLDICYTSSFIPSVLIHFLSKKKTISFTRCVAQMSVSYTMGSTECVLLAVMAYDRYVAICKPLRYPFIMRKALCVQMAALSWGLGSLNSLTETILAVRLPFCGKNVINHFVCEILAFVKLACTDISLNEITIMLGNVIFLFSPLLLICISYIFILSTVLKINSAEGRKKAFSTCSAHITVVTVFYGTILFMYMKAKSKDSAFDKLIALFYGVVTPMLNPIIYSLRNAEVHGAMRKLMSRHWFWRKG encoded by the coding sequence ATGGAAAGGACCAATTGGACAGAGATTGAGTTCATTCTGCAGGGACTTTCTGAGTACCCAAGAGCTGAAAAACTCCTTTTTGTGATGTGTTTGGTGATGTACTTGGTGATCCTCCTGGGGAACAGCACCTTGATCATCCTAACTCTCCTGGATTCCCGCCTCCACacgcccatgtacttcttccttggTAATCTATCTTTCCTAGACATTTGTTACACATCCTCCTTTATTCCCTCAGTGCTGATACACTTCCTATCCAAGAAAAAAACCATCTCCTTCACTAGATGTGTTGCTCAGATGTCTGTCTCCTACACGATGGGGTCCACAGAGTGTGTGCTCCTAGCAGTCATGGCATATGACCGTtacgtggccatctgcaagcctctGAGATACCCCTTCATCATGAGGAAGGCACTTTGTGTTCAGATGGCAGCTCTCTCCTGGGGATTGGGCTCTCTCAACTCATTGACAGAAACTATTCTTGCAGTACGTTTGCCCTTCTGTGGAAAAAATGTCATTAATCATTTTGTTTGTGAAATATTGGCCTTTGTCAAGCTGGCTTGCACAGATATTTCCTTGAATGAGATTACTATAATGTTAGgcaatgtaatatttttattttctccattactGTTGATTTGTATCTCCTACATTTTCATCCTTTCTACTGTACTAAAAATCAAttcagcagaaggaagaaaaaaagcctTTTCCACCTGCTCAGCCCACATAACAGTGGTGACTGTGTTTTATGGAACAATTCTCTTCATGTATATGAAGGCAAAGTCCAAAGACTCTGCCTTTGACAAACTGATCGCCCTGTTCTATGGAGTAGTCACACCCATGCTCAATCCTATCATCTATAGCCTGAGGAATGCGGAGGTGCATGGAGCTATGAGAAAGTTGATGAGTAGACACTGGTTCTGgaggaaaggatga